From Mustela erminea isolate mMusErm1 chromosome 1, mMusErm1.Pri, whole genome shotgun sequence, a single genomic window includes:
- the KLHL26 gene encoding kelch-like protein 26 isoform X2: MRRRAWRRTSMADKNGALKCTFSAPGHSTSLLQGLAALRAQGQLLDVVLTINRETFHAHKVVLAACSDYFRAMFTGGMREASQDIIELKGVSARGLRHIIDFAYSAEVTLDLDCVQDVLGAAVFLQMLPVVELCEEFLKAAMSVETCLNIGHMATTFSLASLKESVDAFTFQHFLQIAEEEDFLHLPLERLVFFLQSNRLQSCAEIDLFRAAVRWLQHDPARRPRASHVLCHIRFPLMRSSDLVDSVQTLDIMVEDVLCRQYLLEAFNYQVLPFRQHEMQSPRTVVRSDVPSLVAFGGTPYTDSDRSVSSKVYQLPEPGARHFRELTEMEVGCSHTCVAVLDNFVYVAGGQHLQYRSGEGAVDACYRYDPHRNRWLRLQAMQESRIQFQLNVLCGMVYATGGRNRAGSLASVERYCPRRNEWGYACSLKRRTWGHAGASAGGRLYISGGYGISVEDKKALHCYDPATDQWEFKAPMSEPRVLHAMVGAGGRIYALGGRMDHVDRCFDVLAVEYYVPETDQWTSVSPMRAGQSEAGCCLLDRKIYIVGGYNWRLNNVTGIVQVYNTETDEWERDLHFPESFAGIACAPVLLPRSGTRR, encoded by the exons ATGAGGAGAAGGGCCTGGAGGAGGACGAG CATGGCTGACAAAAATGGAGCTCTCAAGTGCACCTTCTCAGCGCCCGGCCATAGCACCAGCCTCCTGCAGGGCCTTGCTGCCCTCCGTGCCCAGGGCCAGCTGCTGGACGTTGTACTCACCATCAACAGAGAGACCTTCCACGCACACAAGGTGGTCCTGGCCGCCTGCAGCGACTACTTCAG GGCCATGTTCACGGGTGGCATGAGGGAGGCGAGCCAGGACATCATCGAGCTGAAGGGTGTGTCCGCCCGTGGCCTACGGCACATCATCGACTTTGCCTATAGTGCCGAGGTGACGCTAGACCTGGACTGCGTGCAGGATGTGCTGGGTGCGGCCGTGTTCCTGCAGATGCTGCCCGTGGTGGAGCTGTGCGAGGAGTTCCTTAAGGCCGCCATGAGTGTAGAAACCTGCCTGAACATCGGCCACATGGCCACCACCTTCAGCCTGGCCTCGCTCAAGGAGTCCGTGGATGCCTTCACCTTCCAGCACTTCCTGCAGATCGCGGAGGAGGAGGACTTCCTGCACCTCCCGCTGGAGCGCCTCGTCTTCTTCCTGCAGAGCAATCGGCTGCAGAGCTGTGCAGAGATCGACCTGTTCCGTGCAGCGGTCCGCTGGCTGCAACACGACCCAGCCCGGCGGCCGCGCGCCAGCCATGTGCTCTGCCACATCCGCTTCCCGCTCATGCGCTCGTCGGACCTGGTGGACAGCGTGCAGACGCTGGACATCATGGTGGAGGACGTGCTGTGCCGGCAGTACCTGCTGGAGGCCTTCAACTACCAGGTGCTACCCTTCCGGCAGCATGAGATGCAGTCCCCACGCACGGTTGTGCGCTCCGACGTGCCCTCCCTGGTGGCCTTTGGGGGCACGCCCTACACCGACAGTGACCGCTCTGTGAGCAGCAAGGTGTACCAGCTGCCTGAGCCGGGTGCCCGCCACTTCCGGGAACTCACCGAGATGGAGGTGGGCTGCAGCCACACGTGCGTGGCTGTCCTCGACAACTTTGTGTACGTGGCCGGGGGCCAGCACCTGCAGTACCGCAGCGGCGAGGGCGCGGTGGACGCCTGCTACCGCTACGACCCGCACCGGAACCGCTGGCTGCGCCTTCAGGCCATGCAGGAGAGCCGCATCCAGTTTCAGCTGAACGTGCTGTGTGGCATGGTGTATGCCACGGGTGGCCGCAACCGGGCGGGCAGCCTGGCCTCGGTGGAGCGGTACTGCCCGCGGCGCAACGAGTGGGGCTACGCCTGCTCTCTGAAGCGCCGCACCTGGGGCCACGCAGGTGCCTCGGCGGGGGGCCGCCTCTACATCTCCGGAGGCTACGGCATCTCCGTAGAGGACAAGAAGGCGCTGCACTGCTACGACCCTGCCACCGACCAGTGGGAGTTCAAGGCACCCATGAGTGAGCCCCGCGTGCTCCATGCCATGGTGGGGGCTGGCGGCCGCATCTATGCCCTTGGGGGCCGCATGGACCACGTTGACCGCTGCTTTGACGTGCTGGCGGTGGAGTACTACGTGCCTGAGACGGACCAGTGGACCAGTGTGAGCCCCATGCGGGCCGGCCAGTCGGAGGCTGGCTGCTGCCTACTGGATAGGAAGATCTATATTGTGGGGGGCTACAACTGGCGCCTCAACAACGTCACGGGCATCGTGCAGGTGTACAACACGGAGACGGATGAGTGGGAGCGCGACCTGCACTTCCCAGAGTCCTTCGCAGGCATCGCTTGTGCCCCTGTCCTGCTGCCCCGGTCAGGGACCAGGAGGTAG
- the KLHL26 gene encoding kelch-like protein 26 isoform X1 yields the protein MAESGGGGGAGGGGFGTGPGPERPSSMADKNGALKCTFSAPGHSTSLLQGLAALRAQGQLLDVVLTINRETFHAHKVVLAACSDYFRAMFTGGMREASQDIIELKGVSARGLRHIIDFAYSAEVTLDLDCVQDVLGAAVFLQMLPVVELCEEFLKAAMSVETCLNIGHMATTFSLASLKESVDAFTFQHFLQIAEEEDFLHLPLERLVFFLQSNRLQSCAEIDLFRAAVRWLQHDPARRPRASHVLCHIRFPLMRSSDLVDSVQTLDIMVEDVLCRQYLLEAFNYQVLPFRQHEMQSPRTVVRSDVPSLVAFGGTPYTDSDRSVSSKVYQLPEPGARHFRELTEMEVGCSHTCVAVLDNFVYVAGGQHLQYRSGEGAVDACYRYDPHRNRWLRLQAMQESRIQFQLNVLCGMVYATGGRNRAGSLASVERYCPRRNEWGYACSLKRRTWGHAGASAGGRLYISGGYGISVEDKKALHCYDPATDQWEFKAPMSEPRVLHAMVGAGGRIYALGGRMDHVDRCFDVLAVEYYVPETDQWTSVSPMRAGQSEAGCCLLDRKIYIVGGYNWRLNNVTGIVQVYNTETDEWERDLHFPESFAGIACAPVLLPRSGTRR from the exons CATGGCTGACAAAAATGGAGCTCTCAAGTGCACCTTCTCAGCGCCCGGCCATAGCACCAGCCTCCTGCAGGGCCTTGCTGCCCTCCGTGCCCAGGGCCAGCTGCTGGACGTTGTACTCACCATCAACAGAGAGACCTTCCACGCACACAAGGTGGTCCTGGCCGCCTGCAGCGACTACTTCAG GGCCATGTTCACGGGTGGCATGAGGGAGGCGAGCCAGGACATCATCGAGCTGAAGGGTGTGTCCGCCCGTGGCCTACGGCACATCATCGACTTTGCCTATAGTGCCGAGGTGACGCTAGACCTGGACTGCGTGCAGGATGTGCTGGGTGCGGCCGTGTTCCTGCAGATGCTGCCCGTGGTGGAGCTGTGCGAGGAGTTCCTTAAGGCCGCCATGAGTGTAGAAACCTGCCTGAACATCGGCCACATGGCCACCACCTTCAGCCTGGCCTCGCTCAAGGAGTCCGTGGATGCCTTCACCTTCCAGCACTTCCTGCAGATCGCGGAGGAGGAGGACTTCCTGCACCTCCCGCTGGAGCGCCTCGTCTTCTTCCTGCAGAGCAATCGGCTGCAGAGCTGTGCAGAGATCGACCTGTTCCGTGCAGCGGTCCGCTGGCTGCAACACGACCCAGCCCGGCGGCCGCGCGCCAGCCATGTGCTCTGCCACATCCGCTTCCCGCTCATGCGCTCGTCGGACCTGGTGGACAGCGTGCAGACGCTGGACATCATGGTGGAGGACGTGCTGTGCCGGCAGTACCTGCTGGAGGCCTTCAACTACCAGGTGCTACCCTTCCGGCAGCATGAGATGCAGTCCCCACGCACGGTTGTGCGCTCCGACGTGCCCTCCCTGGTGGCCTTTGGGGGCACGCCCTACACCGACAGTGACCGCTCTGTGAGCAGCAAGGTGTACCAGCTGCCTGAGCCGGGTGCCCGCCACTTCCGGGAACTCACCGAGATGGAGGTGGGCTGCAGCCACACGTGCGTGGCTGTCCTCGACAACTTTGTGTACGTGGCCGGGGGCCAGCACCTGCAGTACCGCAGCGGCGAGGGCGCGGTGGACGCCTGCTACCGCTACGACCCGCACCGGAACCGCTGGCTGCGCCTTCAGGCCATGCAGGAGAGCCGCATCCAGTTTCAGCTGAACGTGCTGTGTGGCATGGTGTATGCCACGGGTGGCCGCAACCGGGCGGGCAGCCTGGCCTCGGTGGAGCGGTACTGCCCGCGGCGCAACGAGTGGGGCTACGCCTGCTCTCTGAAGCGCCGCACCTGGGGCCACGCAGGTGCCTCGGCGGGGGGCCGCCTCTACATCTCCGGAGGCTACGGCATCTCCGTAGAGGACAAGAAGGCGCTGCACTGCTACGACCCTGCCACCGACCAGTGGGAGTTCAAGGCACCCATGAGTGAGCCCCGCGTGCTCCATGCCATGGTGGGGGCTGGCGGCCGCATCTATGCCCTTGGGGGCCGCATGGACCACGTTGACCGCTGCTTTGACGTGCTGGCGGTGGAGTACTACGTGCCTGAGACGGACCAGTGGACCAGTGTGAGCCCCATGCGGGCCGGCCAGTCGGAGGCTGGCTGCTGCCTACTGGATAGGAAGATCTATATTGTGGGGGGCTACAACTGGCGCCTCAACAACGTCACGGGCATCGTGCAGGTGTACAACACGGAGACGGATGAGTGGGAGCGCGACCTGCACTTCCCAGAGTCCTTCGCAGGCATCGCTTGTGCCCCTGTCCTGCTGCCCCGGTCAGGGACCAGGAGGTAG
- the KLHL26 gene encoding kelch-like protein 26 isoform X3, with protein sequence MADKNGALKCTFSAPGHSTSLLQGLAALRAQGQLLDVVLTINRETFHAHKVVLAACSDYFRAMFTGGMREASQDIIELKGVSARGLRHIIDFAYSAEVTLDLDCVQDVLGAAVFLQMLPVVELCEEFLKAAMSVETCLNIGHMATTFSLASLKESVDAFTFQHFLQIAEEEDFLHLPLERLVFFLQSNRLQSCAEIDLFRAAVRWLQHDPARRPRASHVLCHIRFPLMRSSDLVDSVQTLDIMVEDVLCRQYLLEAFNYQVLPFRQHEMQSPRTVVRSDVPSLVAFGGTPYTDSDRSVSSKVYQLPEPGARHFRELTEMEVGCSHTCVAVLDNFVYVAGGQHLQYRSGEGAVDACYRYDPHRNRWLRLQAMQESRIQFQLNVLCGMVYATGGRNRAGSLASVERYCPRRNEWGYACSLKRRTWGHAGASAGGRLYISGGYGISVEDKKALHCYDPATDQWEFKAPMSEPRVLHAMVGAGGRIYALGGRMDHVDRCFDVLAVEYYVPETDQWTSVSPMRAGQSEAGCCLLDRKIYIVGGYNWRLNNVTGIVQVYNTETDEWERDLHFPESFAGIACAPVLLPRSGTRR encoded by the exons ATGGCTGACAAAAATGGAGCTCTCAAGTGCACCTTCTCAGCGCCCGGCCATAGCACCAGCCTCCTGCAGGGCCTTGCTGCCCTCCGTGCCCAGGGCCAGCTGCTGGACGTTGTACTCACCATCAACAGAGAGACCTTCCACGCACACAAGGTGGTCCTGGCCGCCTGCAGCGACTACTTCAG GGCCATGTTCACGGGTGGCATGAGGGAGGCGAGCCAGGACATCATCGAGCTGAAGGGTGTGTCCGCCCGTGGCCTACGGCACATCATCGACTTTGCCTATAGTGCCGAGGTGACGCTAGACCTGGACTGCGTGCAGGATGTGCTGGGTGCGGCCGTGTTCCTGCAGATGCTGCCCGTGGTGGAGCTGTGCGAGGAGTTCCTTAAGGCCGCCATGAGTGTAGAAACCTGCCTGAACATCGGCCACATGGCCACCACCTTCAGCCTGGCCTCGCTCAAGGAGTCCGTGGATGCCTTCACCTTCCAGCACTTCCTGCAGATCGCGGAGGAGGAGGACTTCCTGCACCTCCCGCTGGAGCGCCTCGTCTTCTTCCTGCAGAGCAATCGGCTGCAGAGCTGTGCAGAGATCGACCTGTTCCGTGCAGCGGTCCGCTGGCTGCAACACGACCCAGCCCGGCGGCCGCGCGCCAGCCATGTGCTCTGCCACATCCGCTTCCCGCTCATGCGCTCGTCGGACCTGGTGGACAGCGTGCAGACGCTGGACATCATGGTGGAGGACGTGCTGTGCCGGCAGTACCTGCTGGAGGCCTTCAACTACCAGGTGCTACCCTTCCGGCAGCATGAGATGCAGTCCCCACGCACGGTTGTGCGCTCCGACGTGCCCTCCCTGGTGGCCTTTGGGGGCACGCCCTACACCGACAGTGACCGCTCTGTGAGCAGCAAGGTGTACCAGCTGCCTGAGCCGGGTGCCCGCCACTTCCGGGAACTCACCGAGATGGAGGTGGGCTGCAGCCACACGTGCGTGGCTGTCCTCGACAACTTTGTGTACGTGGCCGGGGGCCAGCACCTGCAGTACCGCAGCGGCGAGGGCGCGGTGGACGCCTGCTACCGCTACGACCCGCACCGGAACCGCTGGCTGCGCCTTCAGGCCATGCAGGAGAGCCGCATCCAGTTTCAGCTGAACGTGCTGTGTGGCATGGTGTATGCCACGGGTGGCCGCAACCGGGCGGGCAGCCTGGCCTCGGTGGAGCGGTACTGCCCGCGGCGCAACGAGTGGGGCTACGCCTGCTCTCTGAAGCGCCGCACCTGGGGCCACGCAGGTGCCTCGGCGGGGGGCCGCCTCTACATCTCCGGAGGCTACGGCATCTCCGTAGAGGACAAGAAGGCGCTGCACTGCTACGACCCTGCCACCGACCAGTGGGAGTTCAAGGCACCCATGAGTGAGCCCCGCGTGCTCCATGCCATGGTGGGGGCTGGCGGCCGCATCTATGCCCTTGGGGGCCGCATGGACCACGTTGACCGCTGCTTTGACGTGCTGGCGGTGGAGTACTACGTGCCTGAGACGGACCAGTGGACCAGTGTGAGCCCCATGCGGGCCGGCCAGTCGGAGGCTGGCTGCTGCCTACTGGATAGGAAGATCTATATTGTGGGGGGCTACAACTGGCGCCTCAACAACGTCACGGGCATCGTGCAGGTGTACAACACGGAGACGGATGAGTGGGAGCGCGACCTGCACTTCCCAGAGTCCTTCGCAGGCATCGCTTGTGCCCCTGTCCTGCTGCCCCGGTCAGGGACCAGGAGGTAG